A window from Citrus sinensis cultivar Valencia sweet orange chromosome 3, DVS_A1.0, whole genome shotgun sequence encodes these proteins:
- the LOC107174900 gene encoding uncharacterized protein LOC107174900, with protein sequence MTGSSENLGAGKNLSFTRDFPPPLQVTRSTKKARMREEGTYEDNPQPVTYKETLVGPSQVKEPGVRGSEEDWEFEEGDMIENCEGVMPSITFSARIQEKLIQPWKKSVVVNLLGKNIGYRALCARLASMWKPSMGFSVIDLENNYYLIRFHAAGDVIDAMTKGPSIILGHYLTVQPWTLDFDSKFTDLNHAIVWIRLPALAMHLYHQKTLQKIVSQVEINGRVQKIKYEGLPVICFKYGRYGHHSETCNGNTNEGNPTGDYTNSQDQQRAEKTEPQENRRVEVSHLEPFGPWMIVSKRGRRLNAGKENGDVFNRNRMHQGTHVSRFQVLAQIPEETANGAPTEPHVLPEIPGHFQATNSNSNPNTITFRANLSKSANRWQQRKKAAMSIQNRPEASTSNNPFQNTNFIQDPSNSLTNDARYNSHANPSFIFHPFTHATSASHTTKSIPITLDPTKHTTVFCSPQPNTPPRLNSDTNVWPAATHHDRPPPHSSHPNDPPDDMSGSITENNENDPLEHALTETDVVENGMSEDEESLVEETPEEYPEQPH encoded by the exons ATGACAGGAAGCTCCGAAAACCTCGGAGCAGGAAAAAACCTTAGTTTCACAAGGGATTTTCCGCCGCCGTTGCAGGTGACTCGCTCAACAAAAAAGGCTCGGATGCGGGAAGAAGGAACATATGAGGATAATCCACAACCAGTTACATATAAGGAGACGTTAGTTGGACCCTCACAGGTTAAGGAACCTGGAGTTAGAGGAAGTGAGGAGGACTGGGAGTTTGAGGAAGGTGACATGATTGAGAATTGTGAAGGAGTAATGCCATCTATAACTTTCTCAGCCAggatacaagaaaaattaattcagcCATGGAAGAAATCGGTTGTAGTAAATTTGTTGGGAAAGAACATTGGCTATAGAGCTCTTTGTGCCCGATTGGCTAGTATGTGGAAACCTTCGATGGGTTTTTCAGTAATTGATTTGGAAAACAACTACTACCTAATAAGGTTTCATGCTGCAGGAGATGTTATTGATGCTATGACAAAAGGGCCATCGATTATATTAGGTCATTATCTAACAGTACAGCCATGGACGCTTGACTTTGACAGTAAATTCACGGACTTGAATCATGCCATTGTATGGATTCGGTTGCCTGCTCTGGCTATGCATCTTTATCATCAGAAAACTCTACAAAAAATTG TCTCCCAAGTTGAAATCAATGGAAGGGTTCAGAAGATTAAGTATGAAGGGTTACCAGTTATTTGCTTCAAGTATGGCAGATATGGACACCATAGTGAAACATGCAACGGTAACACAAATGAAGGGAATCCTACAGGTGACTATACAAATAGCCAAGACCAACAAAGAGCCGAGAAGACTGAACCACAGGAGAATAGAAGGGTGGAAGTTTCTCACCTTGAACCGTTTGGGCCGTGGATGATTGTGTCCAAGAGGGGTCGTCGTCTGAATGCTGGGAAGGAGAATGGGGATGTTTTTAATCGGAACAGGATGCATCAAGGTACTCATGTATCAAGGTTTCAAGTCCTTGCGCAAATCCCTGAGGAGACAGCTAATGGAGCACCTACAGAACCGCATGTATTGCCTGAAATACCTGGCCATTTCCAAGCTACCAACAGTAACAGTAACCCTAACACGATAACTTTTAGAGCCAACCTCTCAAAGAGTGCTAACCGATGGCAGCAAAGGAAAAAAGCTGCTATGAGTATACAAAACCGACCAGAGGCCTCCACATCAAACAATCCCTTTCAGAATACTAATTTCATCCAAGATCCTTCAAATAGCCTTACAAATGATGCCCGCTATAATTCCCATGCAAACCCTAGCTTCATCTTTCATCCTTTTACCCATGCAACTTCCGCTAGCCATACTACAAAATCCATCCCTATCACTTTAGACCCAACCAAACATACAACGGTATTCTGCTCTCCTCAGCCAAATACACCACCAAGGCTGAACAGTGATACGAATGTCTGGCCTGCAGCTACCCACCATGATCGACCTCCTCCACACTCTTCTCACCCAAATGATCCCCCTGATGATATGAGCGGTTCTATCACAGAGAATAATGAGAATGATCCTCTGGAACATGCATTAACAGAAACTGATGTAGTAGAAAATGGAATGTCTGAAGATGAAGAGTCTCTGGTGGAGGAAACGCCCGAGGAGTATCCAGAGCAACCTCATTGA